One genomic region from Terasakiella sp. SH-1 encodes:
- a CDS encoding serine/threonine-protein kinase: MPKAAYDKIGKYLVKRVIRSTGSADLYEGFDPDLEQKVALKIFLIKERLLKKLPYSRESWQRRFIREAKLLSQIDHPHVISLRELSTWEEKPFYVMPYVETNLLYEMGVDGDLEHYAPELQDAPLARQLTVLRSVEILYQTASALAAFHGRGLVHRDIKPANILLTKKKKGLVKLCDPGMVKFPNSEESLGGYWIGTEDYIAPEQKRSAMDVKATADIYALGVMGYRMLVGHLPAGVFSGPKEDVAAVPEALNDLIMRSMSRKVKRRPINALAFLTELAPIRADLRRRGG, encoded by the coding sequence ATGCCCAAAGCTGCTTATGACAAGATTGGAAAGTACCTTGTGAAACGTGTGATCCGTTCCACAGGGAGTGCTGATCTATATGAAGGTTTTGACCCGGACCTTGAACAAAAGGTCGCGCTTAAAATTTTTCTGATCAAAGAACGTTTGTTGAAAAAACTGCCCTATAGCCGGGAAAGCTGGCAACGCCGCTTTATTCGTGAAGCCAAGCTGTTATCCCAGATAGACCACCCTCATGTGATTAGTTTGCGCGAGCTTTCTACATGGGAGGAGAAGCCTTTTTATGTCATGCCATATGTGGAAACAAATCTGCTCTATGAAATGGGGGTGGATGGCGATCTGGAACATTATGCCCCTGAATTACAGGATGCCCCTTTGGCAAGGCAGTTGACGGTGCTGCGCAGTGTTGAAATCCTGTATCAAACCGCCAGTGCCTTGGCCGCGTTTCATGGGCGGGGATTGGTTCATCGCGATATAAAACCTGCGAATATTTTGCTGACAAAAAAGAAAAAGGGTTTGGTGAAACTATGTGATCCCGGCATGGTGAAATTCCCCAATTCAGAAGAATCTCTAGGGGGCTATTGGATTGGGACGGAAGATTATATTGCCCCGGAACAAAAACGCAGTGCCATGGATGTAAAGGCCACAGCCGATATCTATGCCTTGGGGGTGATGGGCTATCGGATGCTGGTTGGTCATCTGCCCGCAGGTGTGTTTAGCGGTCCTAAGGAAGATGTGGCAGCTGTGCCAGAAGCGCTTAATGATTTAATCATGAGATCAATGTCGCGCAAAGTGAAAAGACGCCCTATAAATGCATTGGCCTTTTTAACGGAACTTGCGCCTATTCGCGCGGATTTGAGACGCAGGGGAGGATAG
- a CDS encoding isocitrate lyase/PEP mutase family protein: MNAAEKLRTLLNRDAFLMMPCCFDGMSAKLVERAGYPLTFMSGFSVSAARTALPDTGLLSYGEMVDQGRAICQATTLPVIGDGDTGYGNGLNVKRTVAGYAQAGFAGIMIEDQVSPKRCGHTKGKQTVGFDEACMRIQAAVDARNEGADILIMARSDARETEGMDEAIRRMKAFEEIGADILFLEAPQSVEEMKRFCEEISAPKMANMVEQGKTPVLAPAELEAMGYKIAAYPLTLMLSALKAMEQALEELKTGKHPSNLASFAHLQEVVGFPEYYGAEDKYKI, encoded by the coding sequence GTGAATGCTGCTGAGAAATTGCGCACATTACTTAATCGTGATGCGTTTTTAATGATGCCCTGCTGTTTTGATGGGATGAGTGCAAAACTTGTGGAACGTGCAGGCTACCCTTTAACGTTTATGAGTGGTTTTTCCGTTTCTGCTGCACGCACAGCCCTGCCGGATACCGGATTGTTGTCTTATGGGGAAATGGTGGATCAAGGACGTGCGATTTGTCAGGCCACAACATTGCCGGTGATTGGAGATGGGGACACCGGATATGGCAATGGCTTAAATGTGAAACGCACAGTGGCAGGATATGCCCAAGCCGGGTTTGCAGGTATTATGATTGAGGATCAGGTTTCCCCAAAACGCTGTGGTCATACGAAGGGCAAGCAGACCGTTGGGTTTGACGAAGCCTGCATGCGTATTCAGGCTGCGGTTGATGCCCGTAATGAGGGGGCCGATATTTTGATTATGGCACGAAGCGATGCGCGAGAAACCGAAGGTATGGACGAAGCCATCAGGCGTATGAAAGCTTTTGAAGAGATCGGTGCGGATATTCTGTTTCTTGAGGCCCCTCAAAGTGTTGAAGAAATGAAACGTTTCTGTGAGGAAATCAGCGCCCCCAAGATGGCAAATATGGTGGAACAGGGCAAGACACCTGTTTTGGCCCCTGCTGAACTGGAAGCGATGGGCTATAAGATTGCGGCTTATCCATTGACCTTGATGCTATCGGCCTTAAAAGCGATGGAACAGGCTTTGGAAGAGTTAAAAACAGGGAAGCACCCTTCCAATCTGGCAAGTTTCGCCCATCTGCAAGAGGTTGTCGGTTTTCCTGAATATTATGGAGCTGAAGACAAGTACAAGATTTAG
- the ppk2 gene encoding polyphosphate kinase 2 yields the protein MASKKTSKQLDNIVTLDPDTQDDALIEQEMIATDNLELIKPSGRDAEKFKGKKGGKKKIKQMGTGLLNGTPIDQLDGLDAPLTKIRTADYLEIIAPLHVELLKMQNHVKVSGQKILSIFEGRDAAGKGGTIKRFIEHLNPRGCQVVALEKPTDRERYQWYFQRYVQHLPTAGEIILFDRSWYNRGMVERVMGFCDPDDVKEFLRSVPEFERMLYRSGLKMFKFYFSVSKTEQARRFASRENDVLKQWKLSPVDKESQNKWDEYTKAKEDVFFYTDTKEAPWTIVKSDDKKRARINAIRYFLSQVQYEGKNEELLQWDPRIIRTTEQELDVED from the coding sequence ATGGCATCCAAGAAAACATCAAAGCAACTCGACAATATCGTCACTTTGGACCCGGACACACAGGATGATGCGCTGATTGAGCAGGAAATGATCGCAACCGATAATCTGGAACTGATCAAACCTTCAGGTCGCGATGCGGAAAAGTTCAAAGGCAAAAAAGGCGGCAAGAAAAAAATCAAACAAATGGGAACCGGATTACTCAACGGCACACCCATTGACCAGCTTGATGGATTGGATGCCCCCCTGACAAAAATCAGAACCGCAGATTATCTGGAAATCATTGCCCCACTTCATGTGGAATTGCTGAAAATGCAAAACCACGTCAAAGTCAGCGGACAGAAAATCCTGTCTATTTTTGAGGGGCGTGATGCGGCCGGTAAAGGCGGTACGATCAAACGCTTTATTGAACATCTCAACCCACGGGGCTGTCAGGTGGTTGCTCTGGAAAAACCGACGGACCGTGAACGTTACCAGTGGTATTTCCAACGTTATGTTCAACACCTGCCAACTGCGGGGGAAATCATTTTGTTTGACCGTTCCTGGTATAACCGGGGCATGGTGGAACGCGTCATGGGCTTTTGTGACCCCGATGATGTCAAAGAGTTCCTGCGTTCTGTGCCGGAATTTGAACGCATGCTGTATCGCAGCGGCCTGAAAATGTTCAAATTCTATTTCTCTGTCTCAAAAACAGAACAGGCCCGCCGCTTTGCCAGCCGGGAAAATGATGTCCTGAAACAATGGAAACTCTCCCCTGTGGATAAGGAATCCCAAAACAAGTGGGATGAATATACCAAGGCCAAAGAAGATGTTTTCTTCTATACCGATACCAAGGAAGCGCCCTGGACCATTGTGAAATCCGATGACAAGAAACGTGCACGGATCAATGCCATTCGTTATTTCTTAAGCCAAGTCCAATATGAGGGCAAAAACGAAGAATTGCTCCAGTGGGACCCCCGCATTATCCGCACGACAGAACAGGAACTGGACGTAGAAGACTAA
- a CDS encoding pyridoxal phosphate-dependent aminotransferase, whose amino-acid sequence MSFLAEKLSRIKPSPTIAVSTKAAELKAAGRDVIGLGAGEPDFDTPQHIIDAAVQAMKDGKTRYTAVAGTPELRQAICDKLKRDNDLSYTPDQISVGCGGKQTIYNALMATLNDGDEVIIPAPYWVSYPDITLLAGGTPKFVDCSAENNFKLQPADLEAAITDKTKWVILNSPSNPTGAAYSRDEMKALTDVLVKHENVWVMTDDMYELIVYDDFEFVTPAQVEPKLFDRTLTLNGVSKAYCMTGWRVGYAAGPVEVIKAINKIQSQSTTHTCSIAQAAAVEALNGSHDFVAKHNDVFKGRRDLVVKMLNEAEGLECQTPEGAFYVYPSCAGLIGKTTPDGKTIENDEDFVTYLLETEGVAAVHGAAFGLSPHFRVSYATSNELLSEACTRIQRACAALK is encoded by the coding sequence ATGTCTTTTCTCGCTGAAAAATTGTCCCGTATCAAACCGTCCCCGACGATTGCCGTTTCAACAAAGGCTGCTGAACTGAAAGCTGCTGGTCGTGATGTCATCGGTCTGGGTGCCGGAGAACCTGATTTCGACACACCGCAACATATCATTGATGCAGCTGTTCAGGCGATGAAAGATGGCAAAACCCGCTATACTGCCGTTGCCGGAACACCAGAACTGCGTCAGGCAATCTGTGACAAGCTGAAACGCGACAACGACCTGAGCTACACGCCGGATCAAATCTCTGTTGGCTGTGGGGGCAAGCAAACCATTTACAATGCGCTGATGGCGACATTGAATGATGGTGATGAAGTCATCATCCCGGCCCCATACTGGGTATCTTACCCGGATATCACGCTGCTGGCAGGTGGGACACCGAAGTTTGTGGATTGCTCGGCTGAAAATAACTTCAAGCTGCAACCGGCTGATCTGGAAGCTGCGATCACTGATAAAACAAAATGGGTCATCCTGAACTCCCCATCTAACCCGACAGGTGCGGCTTATTCCCGTGACGAGATGAAGGCCCTGACGGACGTGCTGGTCAAACATGAAAATGTTTGGGTGATGACTGACGATATGTACGAACTGATCGTTTATGATGATTTCGAATTCGTCACACCGGCACAGGTTGAACCCAAACTGTTTGATCGCACACTGACACTGAATGGTGTATCCAAAGCCTACTGCATGACAGGCTGGCGTGTAGGGTACGCAGCAGGCCCGGTTGAAGTGATCAAGGCAATCAACAAAATCCAGTCTCAAAGCACAACACATACGTGTTCCATCGCACAGGCCGCAGCCGTGGAAGCCCTGAACGGATCACATGATTTTGTGGCAAAACATAATGACGTGTTTAAAGGCCGTCGTGATCTGGTTGTGAAAATGCTCAACGAGGCAGAAGGTCTGGAATGTCAGACACCGGAAGGTGCTTTCTATGTCTATCCGTCTTGTGCTGGCCTAATCGGCAAAACAACACCGGATGGCAAGACAATCGAAAATGATGAAGATTTTGTCACTTACCTGCTGGAAACAGAAGGTGTCGCTGCGGTTCACGGTGCAGCCTTTGGCTTGTCTCCGCATTTCCGCGTCTCTTATGCGACAAGCAATGAATTACTGAGCGAAGCCTGCACACGCATTCAACGCGCCTGTGCCGCCCTGAAATAA
- a CDS encoding transporter substrate-binding domain-containing protein: protein MFRHLFLFLAFVILPLSSSQAEEVDVHLFLSDIAGMSMPGEAEKGMGRELAEHALQAAGLSYEIRFLPWSRLVKTASRDPKAVMLPLGRTQQREESYTWIRSIFKAEIGFVSLNQSIDDFETAKGLDSLGVWKNTFFETVLRQKGFQNLSLFKGDEKLGKLFLSGRTQAWYGELNESRYRFKNFEEQEQLRQLNIYFGKPVTAIEAWMVAGKDFAPEKAEKIRIALNALFLSGYADQLYQHYYDFTGKESH from the coding sequence ATGTTTAGGCACCTCTTTTTGTTCTTGGCTTTTGTCATTCTGCCACTTTCTTCTTCGCAGGCAGAAGAGGTGGATGTGCACCTTTTCCTGTCTGATATTGCAGGAATGAGTATGCCGGGTGAGGCTGAAAAAGGGATGGGGCGTGAATTGGCCGAACATGCCTTGCAGGCAGCAGGGTTAAGTTACGAGATCCGTTTTTTACCCTGGTCACGGCTGGTGAAAACAGCATCACGTGACCCAAAAGCAGTCATGCTTCCATTGGGGCGCACACAACAGCGCGAAGAGTCCTATACCTGGATCAGGTCCATTTTTAAGGCAGAGATCGGATTTGTATCTCTTAACCAAAGCATTGATGATTTTGAAACAGCCAAGGGGCTAGACAGTCTCGGCGTTTGGAAAAATACGTTTTTTGAAACGGTGTTAAGGCAAAAGGGGTTTCAGAATCTCTCCCTTTTTAAGGGGGATGAAAAACTGGGCAAGCTGTTTCTTTCCGGGCGAACACAGGCTTGGTATGGGGAATTAAACGAAAGCCGCTATCGTTTCAAAAACTTTGAAGAACAAGAGCAATTACGCCAGCTCAATATTTATTTCGGCAAACCTGTTACGGCAATTGAAGCCTGGATGGTTGCAGGCAAAGACTTTGCTCCTGAAAAGGCTGAAAAAATCCGAATTGCGCTTAATGCCTTGTTTCTTTCAGGTTATGCAGATCAGCTTTATCAGCACTATTATGATTTTACAGGTAAGGAAAGCCATTAG
- a CDS encoding EAL domain-containing protein has product MTQEIDSLKREITALKSKLVAQRREVARYRMLSSVFQSATQPIALVNTNFQIISVNPAFCKLTEYDESEIQFFPINAMIAHHKRGELWPRVQTSLEQEGHWEGLLWNEGKTGTVYRVDTHIHSLDNDDPDMANYVFFFRDVTQEKETEEKLAHRSNYDLITDLPNWNLFLNHFINALYTSGQKGSQTALLFIGLDGFKIINDTMGHTIGDKLLQEVAIRFSNTLSKETTVARFSGDQFTAVIPDIKNDEQTRLAAEATLASLHRPFDIENEEIHISCSIGICSWPGDGDDVETLLRNADSAMNKAKESGRNTYHFFTPDLDAKAQAKRTLEIDLRKAVQTFDEFHVVYQPIVDLKTGHMKSAEALVRWHNAERGLVSPDQFIPLAEQNHLIVPIGEWVLEQACREIKGWSDQSHSPFRVSVNLSSRQFREANLPDIIKGVLKRTGFNPNQLSLEITETLMMENIEDALVILHELKAMGVRLSIDDFGTGYSSLNYLKRFPLDTLKIDRMFVRDVTSNPEDAAMVSAILTMAQSLGLEVVGEGIETKEHNDFLLGKGCQLGQGYYYSRPLKIEEFNLFAEKRAFRTKAK; this is encoded by the coding sequence ATGACACAGGAAATTGACAGTCTGAAAAGAGAGATCACCGCTCTCAAAAGCAAGCTCGTTGCCCAACGTCGCGAAGTTGCACGTTATCGCATGCTGTCTTCTGTCTTCCAGTCTGCTACCCAGCCCATTGCCTTGGTCAATACCAATTTCCAGATCATCAGCGTCAACCCGGCCTTTTGTAAGCTCACCGAATATGACGAAAGCGAGATTCAGTTCTTCCCCATCAATGCCATGATTGCCCATCATAAACGGGGGGAACTTTGGCCTAGAGTTCAAACCAGCCTGGAACAGGAAGGCCATTGGGAAGGACTGTTATGGAATGAAGGAAAGACCGGAACAGTCTATCGTGTTGATACCCATATCCACAGTCTGGATAACGACGACCCGGATATGGCGAATTATGTCTTTTTCTTCCGAGATGTTACCCAGGAAAAAGAAACCGAAGAAAAACTCGCCCATCGCAGTAATTACGACCTGATCACAGACCTGCCCAACTGGAACCTGTTTCTCAACCATTTCATTAATGCGCTTTATACCTCTGGTCAAAAAGGGTCCCAAACGGCCCTGCTGTTCATTGGGCTGGATGGGTTCAAAATCATCAATGACACAATGGGGCATACAATTGGGGACAAGCTGTTACAGGAAGTCGCCATTCGTTTTAGCAATACGTTAAGTAAAGAAACCACTGTTGCGCGCTTCAGTGGCGATCAATTTACCGCTGTCATTCCCGATATTAAAAATGATGAACAGACCCGATTGGCGGCTGAGGCCACCCTCGCCAGCCTGCATCGGCCCTTTGATATCGAAAATGAGGAAATCCATATTTCCTGCTCAATCGGTATTTGCAGCTGGCCCGGTGATGGCGATGATGTGGAAACCCTGCTGCGCAATGCAGACAGCGCCATGAACAAGGCCAAAGAGTCTGGGCGAAATACCTATCATTTCTTTACCCCCGACCTTGATGCCAAAGCCCAGGCCAAACGCACCCTTGAGATTGACCTGCGCAAGGCGGTGCAAACATTTGATGAATTTCATGTGGTCTATCAACCCATTGTTGATCTAAAAACAGGGCATATGAAAAGTGCCGAAGCACTGGTGCGTTGGCACAATGCAGAACGTGGTCTGGTTTCCCCTGATCAGTTTATCCCCTTGGCCGAACAGAACCATCTGATTGTTCCCATTGGGGAATGGGTGCTGGAACAAGCCTGTCGTGAAATCAAGGGCTGGTCTGATCAAAGCCATAGCCCCTTTCGTGTGAGTGTCAACCTGTCCAGCCGTCAGTTTCGAGAAGCCAACCTACCTGATATCATTAAGGGTGTTTTAAAACGCACCGGGTTTAACCCCAATCAGCTTAGTCTTGAGATCACTGAAACCCTGATGATGGAAAATATCGAAGATGCACTGGTGATCCTTCATGAACTCAAAGCCATGGGCGTGCGCCTTTCCATTGATGACTTCGGCACCGGATATTCCAGCCTGAATTACCTCAAACGTTTCCCCCTTGATACCCTGAAAATTGATCGCATGTTTGTGCGTGATGTCACCAGCAATCCGGAAGACGCCGCCATGGTCAGTGCGATTCTCACCATGGCACAGAGTCTTGGCCTTGAAGTTGTCGGTGAAGGCATCGAAACAAAAGAGCATAATGATTTTTTATTGGGCAAAGGCTGCCAGCTCGGTCAGGGCTATTATTATAGCCGCCCGCTAAAGATTGAGGAATTCAATCTTTTTGCTGAAAAAAGGGCATTTAGAACCAAAGCCAAATAG
- a CDS encoding malonyl-CoA decarboxylase produces MADILEKIKSWRLPWREIAQTGSHDELSQLEADLPDHQINQVREQMSACLQAKGGEVSARQRAAALGQAYLDLNEEGRLRFMKILADDFGTDREVVAQAIYNFQSADDEEIKRDYEIELRRTLEPDRMRLLRQFNALPQGVKFLVDLRAELMVLAKKEPSLKVVERDLKDVLISWFDVGFLELHRITWNSPAAVLEKIIEYEAVHSIQSWSDLKNRLERDRRLFAFFHPRMPDEPLIFVEVALVNGMADNVQELLDEEAPLLDPHGADTAIFYSISNAQAGLAGISFGNFLIKKVVGNLSQELPNLRNFATLSPIPGFRRWLDKVLAEGDSTLLLTQEREALKTASGQKGAKGGLKSLLAQKGWHENDQAHDALKGPLMRLCVRYLTQAKRKGTRTLDPVAHFHLTNGARMERLNWLGDISEKGMKQSAGLMINYLYKLKEIESNHEAYSGDGKIKSSSQIKTLKKG; encoded by the coding sequence ATGGCAGATATACTGGAAAAAATTAAAAGCTGGCGTTTGCCATGGCGGGAGATCGCCCAAACCGGTTCGCATGATGAACTTTCACAGTTGGAAGCCGATTTGCCGGATCATCAGATTAATCAGGTGCGTGAACAAATGAGTGCGTGCTTGCAGGCCAAAGGGGGGGAGGTTTCAGCCCGTCAACGTGCTGCTGCCTTAGGACAGGCATATCTGGATTTAAATGAAGAGGGGCGCCTGCGTTTTATGAAAATCCTTGCCGATGATTTTGGGACGGACCGCGAAGTTGTTGCTCAGGCCATTTACAATTTTCAAAGTGCCGATGATGAAGAGATCAAGCGGGACTATGAAATTGAACTGCGCCGTACGTTGGAGCCGGACCGCATGCGCTTGTTGCGACAGTTCAATGCCTTGCCTCAGGGGGTGAAATTCCTTGTGGACCTGCGTGCAGAACTGATGGTGCTGGCAAAGAAAGAGCCGAGTTTGAAAGTTGTTGAACGCGACCTTAAGGATGTGTTGATTTCATGGTTTGATGTGGGCTTTCTGGAATTGCATCGTATCACGTGGAATTCACCAGCAGCTGTTTTAGAAAAGATCATTGAATATGAGGCTGTGCATTCTATTCAAAGCTGGTCCGATTTGAAAAACCGTCTGGAACGTGATCGCCGTCTCTTTGCCTTTTTCCATCCGCGTATGCCGGATGAACCGTTAATCTTTGTGGAAGTCGCTCTTGTGAACGGTATGGCGGATAATGTGCAGGAATTATTGGATGAAGAAGCCCCGCTCTTGGACCCTCATGGGGCGGATACGGCGATTTTCTATTCCATTTCAAACGCACAAGCCGGGTTGGCCGGGATCAGTTTTGGTAATTTTCTGATTAAGAAAGTGGTCGGCAATTTGTCACAGGAATTGCCCAACTTGAGAAACTTCGCAACTTTATCGCCCATTCCAGGCTTTCGGAGATGGCTGGATAAAGTGTTGGCCGAAGGGGATAGCACTTTGTTGCTTACGCAGGAACGCGAGGCTTTGAAAACAGCCAGTGGTCAAAAAGGGGCCAAGGGGGGATTGAAATCCTTGTTGGCGCAAAAAGGTTGGCATGAGAATGACCAGGCCCATGATGCCTTGAAGGGGCCGCTCATGCGTTTGTGTGTGCGTTATTTGACGCAAGCTAAACGCAAAGGCACGCGGACACTCGATCCGGTGGCCCATTTCCATCTCACCAACGGGGCGCGTATGGAACGTTTGAACTGGCTGGGGGATATTTCTGAAAAAGGGATGAAGCAATCAGCCGGCTTGATGATCAATTATCTCTATAAGCTCAAGGAAATTGAAAGCAATCACGAAGCTTATAGCGGGGATGGCAAAATTAAAAGTTCATCCCAGATCAAGACATTGAAAAAAGGATAA
- a CDS encoding cache domain-containing protein → MFLDRLNIGSKIWLPAIIFTVALISVAAFSANNMHEILFTDRQDKVRSVVEEAHSIIESYAQKARSGAMGLKEAQDTAKEIIKAIRYDGKEYLWINDIDTVMIMHPIKPSLDGKNLSKLQDKNGKYFFSEFVKTVKTNNGAGFVDYLWPKPGFDDPVEKISYVKLSRDWSWIVGSGLYLDDVEEAFHSQFRFFALIVVAALIIAGGMSFLIARNLSNGITQISGQMEELSTGKLDIDIMGKNRGDEIGMMANAVEVFKQNAQDAEKLRNQQEQARQQAEKERKESILSLAVNVNERMHGVVEQITHVVDNLGASAGDMHHNAVETNKESTAVAKISQETSQNVQTVAAATEELNASSGEIGRQVEHTNQTAESAAHEAQQTNEVIQSLSSAAGKIGEVVVMIQDIAEQTNMLALNATIEAARAGSAGKGFAVVASEVKNLANQTAQATQEVSQQITEIQARTDQAVHAIEGITATITNVRDASSAIAAAVEEQHACIQEISRNVQEASNGTEEISVHIAAVSQDADKTMTSATEVQEASNELRNSSAMLDETMNNLITDLKTSAQ, encoded by the coding sequence ATGTTCTTAGACAGACTGAACATCGGTTCAAAAATCTGGCTTCCAGCAATTATATTTACGGTTGCACTTATCAGCGTGGCTGCATTTTCAGCCAACAACATGCATGAAATCCTTTTCACCGACCGTCAGGATAAAGTCCGCAGCGTCGTTGAAGAAGCCCATAGTATCATTGAAAGTTATGCCCAAAAGGCACGTTCTGGCGCAATGGGGCTAAAAGAAGCCCAAGATACAGCCAAGGAAATTATCAAGGCGATTCGCTATGACGGGAAAGAATATCTATGGATCAATGATATCGACACCGTCATGATCATGCATCCGATCAAACCTTCCTTGGATGGTAAAAACCTCTCCAAGCTCCAAGATAAAAACGGCAAATATTTTTTCTCGGAATTTGTGAAAACGGTTAAAACCAATAACGGTGCAGGTTTTGTCGATTATCTTTGGCCCAAGCCCGGCTTTGACGACCCCGTAGAAAAAATTTCTTATGTCAAACTGTCGCGAGACTGGAGCTGGATTGTGGGCAGCGGCCTGTATTTGGACGATGTTGAAGAAGCCTTTCACAGCCAGTTCCGCTTTTTTGCCCTGATTGTAGTTGCTGCCCTGATCATTGCAGGAGGGATGTCCTTTCTTATTGCCCGCAATCTCAGCAATGGCATCACGCAAATTTCCGGTCAAATGGAAGAACTCTCCACTGGAAAGCTTGATATCGACATTATGGGAAAAAACCGTGGGGATGAAATTGGCATGATGGCCAATGCGGTTGAAGTCTTTAAACAAAATGCCCAAGATGCTGAAAAATTGCGCAATCAACAGGAACAGGCCCGCCAGCAAGCTGAAAAAGAACGCAAGGAGAGCATTCTGTCTCTCGCCGTTAATGTGAATGAACGCATGCATGGTGTCGTCGAACAAATCACCCATGTGGTCGACAACCTTGGGGCCTCAGCCGGGGACATGCATCATAATGCGGTTGAAACCAACAAGGAAAGTACCGCAGTTGCTAAAATCTCTCAGGAAACATCGCAGAATGTTCAAACCGTTGCGGCAGCAACAGAAGAGCTGAATGCCTCTTCCGGTGAAATCGGCAGGCAAGTTGAACACACCAACCAAACCGCAGAAAGCGCTGCCCATGAGGCCCAGCAAACCAATGAGGTCATTCAAAGCCTGAGCAGCGCAGCTGGCAAAATTGGTGAAGTTGTGGTCATGATTCAAGATATTGCCGAACAAACCAACATGCTGGCGCTGAATGCGACCATTGAAGCCGCACGTGCTGGCAGTGCTGGTAAAGGCTTTGCCGTTGTGGCCTCGGAAGTGAAAAACCTTGCTAATCAAACGGCACAGGCGACTCAGGAAGTTTCCCAACAAATTACCGAGATTCAGGCCCGTACAGATCAGGCTGTCCATGCAATCGAAGGCATTACAGCCACCATTACCAATGTACGTGATGCCTCTTCGGCCATTGCCGCAGCTGTCGAAGAACAACATGCCTGTATTCAGGAAATTAGCCGGAATGTGCAGGAAGCCTCAAATGGTACAGAAGAGATTTCCGTCCATATTGCTGCGGTCTCTCAAGATGCCGATAAAACAATGACGTCGGCCACAGAAGTTCAGGAAGCCAGTAACGAACTGCGCAACAGTTCAGCCATGCTGGATGAAACCATGAACAACCTGATTACCGACCTAAAAACAAGTGCCCAATAA